The proteins below are encoded in one region of Flavobacterium sp. IMCC34852:
- a CDS encoding amino acid permease, protein MSLSNLFRKKSTSVILKEGGDGEHSGLNKVLTVKDLTFFGIAAIIGGGTFSAIGNACFSGGPGVVFLYIICAIACGFTAMCYAEFASRVPVSGSAYTYAYVSFGELFAWIIGWALLMEYSIGNIYIAFSWSGYFTNLLESFHLHLPEWLTINYKSAQDALLANKPGEGLTAWNTAPTLGGLRIIFDLPAVVINVLITYLVYKGTKESKNFSNAMVYIKLAIILLVIIVGAMYVDIDNWTPFMPNGFGGVMAGVSAVFFAYIGFDAVSTLAEESKNPQRDLPRGMIYSLVICTIVYIILALVLTGMVKYDLLGVSDPLAEIFALKGVKWMLFIVSIAAVVAMTSVMLVFQMGQPRIWMTMSRDGLMPKKFAEIHPKHKTPGFATIVTGLVVGIPIFFTDENFVLDFTSIGTLFAFVLVCGGVLMLSPQSEAELAERATKGKFRIPYINSKYIFPLICLGAFGAVQYFLPTFFPNTFSYSDNFFAENAPMVVFIILCIVMAVLAFLKNLSLIPLLGLISCCYLLTGMAVSNWQWFGIWLVIGLFFYFIYGYKNSKLNKG, encoded by the coding sequence ATGTCATTATCCAATCTGTTCCGAAAAAAATCGACGTCAGTAATTCTTAAAGAAGGTGGCGACGGAGAACATTCGGGTTTAAATAAAGTACTTACTGTAAAAGATTTAACCTTCTTCGGTATAGCGGCCATCATTGGTGGCGGAACCTTTAGCGCTATTGGTAATGCTTGCTTTTCAGGCGGTCCGGGTGTGGTTTTCTTGTACATCATTTGTGCGATTGCCTGCGGTTTCACTGCTATGTGCTATGCCGAATTTGCCTCCCGTGTACCGGTTTCAGGCAGTGCTTACACTTATGCCTATGTGTCTTTTGGCGAATTGTTTGCCTGGATAATCGGTTGGGCGCTATTGATGGAATACTCTATCGGAAACATTTACATTGCTTTTTCCTGGAGTGGTTATTTCACCAACTTACTCGAAAGCTTCCATTTGCATTTACCCGAATGGCTGACCATAAACTACAAATCGGCCCAAGATGCTTTGCTGGCCAACAAACCCGGAGAAGGCTTAACCGCTTGGAATACGGCTCCAACGCTTGGCGGACTGAGAATCATTTTTGATTTACCCGCAGTAGTGATTAATGTGCTGATAACCTATTTGGTTTACAAAGGCACCAAAGAATCTAAAAACTTCAGTAATGCCATGGTGTACATCAAATTAGCCATCATTCTTTTGGTCATTATTGTTGGCGCCATGTATGTGGATATCGACAATTGGACGCCGTTTATGCCGAATGGTTTTGGCGGTGTAATGGCCGGTGTTTCGGCTGTGTTCTTTGCTTATATTGGTTTTGATGCTGTATCGACTTTAGCCGAAGAAAGCAAAAACCCACAACGCGATTTACCACGCGGGATGATTTATTCGTTGGTAATTTGTACAATTGTTTATATCATTTTAGCTTTGGTTTTAACCGGTATGGTAAAATACGACTTACTCGGTGTAAGCGATCCATTGGCTGAAATCTTTGCGCTAAAAGGCGTAAAATGGATGTTGTTCATTGTTTCGATTGCGGCTGTAGTGGCTATGACTAGTGTAATGTTAGTTTTCCAAATGGGACAACCTCGAATTTGGATGACCATGAGTCGTGACGGATTAATGCCCAAGAAATTTGCCGAAATACATCCTAAACACAAAACACCCGGATTCGCAACCATAGTAACCGGATTGGTTGTGGGGATTCCGATTTTCTTTACGGATGAAAACTTTGTCCTCGACTTTACGAGCATCGGAACTTTGTTTGCCTTCGTATTGGTTTGTGGCGGTGTATTAATGTTGTCTCCACAAAGCGAAGCCGAATTGGCCGAACGCGCGACTAAAGGTAAATTCCGAATTCCGTATATCAATTCGAAGTACATTTTCCCTTTAATTTGTTTGGGTGCTTTTGGTGCGGTACAATACTTTTTACCGACTTTCTTCCCGAATACTTTTAGCTATTCCGATAACTTTTTTGCTGAGAATGCGCCAATGGTAGTGTTTATAATACTATGTATTGTAATGGCGGTATTGGCTTTCCTTAAAAACTTATCGCTCATACCATTACTCGGACTCATCTCTTGCTGTTATTTACTAACCGGAATGGCGGTTTCTAACTGGCAGTGGTTTGGGATTTGGTTGGTTATTGGGTTATTCTTCTACTTTATTTACGGATATAAGAACAGTAAACTTAATAAGGGATAA
- a CDS encoding peroxiredoxin, which translates to MSLVGKKFPNITVDAISHKGENLRINVLEEATKNNKKVLLFWYPKDFTFVCPTELHAFQTALVEFENRNTIVIGASCDTNEVHFAWLNTAKNNGGIEGITYPLLADTTRNLSAALDILDAEWVYDAELNDEILEGSNVTFRATYLIDETGKIFHESVNDMPLGRNVNEYLRLIDAYAHVQTVGEVCPANWQKGEDAMTADRLSTAAYLSQN; encoded by the coding sequence ATGTCATTAGTAGGTAAAAAATTCCCCAACATTACTGTAGATGCCATCTCTCACAAGGGAGAAAATCTGAGAATCAACGTGCTTGAAGAAGCCACCAAAAACAACAAGAAAGTACTTTTATTTTGGTACCCGAAAGACTTTACTTTCGTATGTCCGACGGAATTACACGCTTTTCAAACTGCTTTAGTTGAGTTCGAAAACAGAAATACTATCGTAATCGGTGCTTCTTGTGATACCAATGAAGTGCACTTTGCTTGGTTAAATACGGCTAAAAATAACGGCGGAATTGAAGGAATAACTTATCCGTTATTGGCTGATACCACCAGAAATTTATCCGCTGCTTTAGATATTTTAGACGCGGAATGGGTTTATGATGCCGAGTTGAACGATGAAATATTAGAAGGTTCCAATGTGACTTTCAGAGCGACTTACCTAATTGACGAAACTGGTAAAATTTTCCACGAAAGTGTAAACGATATGCCATTAGGAAGAAACGTAAACGAGTATTTGAGATTAATTGATGCTTATGCGCATGTACAAACTGTTGGTGAAGTTTGTCCGGCCAACTGGCAAAAAGGAGAAGACGCTATGACTGCTGACCGTTTAAGTACTGCTGCTTATTTAAGTCAAAACTAG
- a CDS encoding DoxX family protein — translation MKIATLIIRVLIGLFLLFASISFFLKLAPETEATGNFKAFNTGLVASVYLIPLAKGVELLCGLAFVIGRYVTLANIVVLPVTLNILLINYFMSPEKLPIAAALFLGNLFLIWRYWDNYKTVFTP, via the coding sequence ATGAAAATCGCTACCCTTATTATTCGAGTACTTATTGGATTATTTTTATTGTTTGCCTCAATCAGTTTCTTTTTGAAATTAGCACCCGAAACCGAAGCCACCGGAAATTTTAAAGCTTTCAACACCGGTTTAGTAGCTTCTGTTTATTTGATTCCTTTAGCCAAAGGAGTTGAATTGTTATGCGGTTTGGCATTTGTCATAGGTAGATATGTAACTTTGGCGAATATTGTTGTTTTGCCGGTTACGTTGAATATCTTATTAATCAATTATTTCATGTCACCCGAAAAATTGCCGATTGCAGCAGCCCTTTTCTTAGGGAATCTGTTCTTAATTTGGCGCTATTGGGATAATTACAAAACAGTCTTCACACCATAA
- a CDS encoding DUF4349 domain-containing protein, translated as MKHLSKLSLALLLLGIAFACKQAEAEDNTATEMNVAADTTAVSTSSNAAVEKKESNRKFVRTADLKFKVKNVAKSTYAIESIVSKHGGFVTFTDLKSTVNEHDETQVSQDSILETTKYTVDNTITLRVPNTQLDTVLTSLAKEVDFLDSRLIKADDVALQLLSNKLAQKRLTKSQQRLEKGIDSKGKKINDITNAEDKVLDRETESDEQIIKNLSLEDQVNFSTVTLYLYQRETVKKELVFNEKNSNAYRPHIGLQIWDSLKTGWFMLEGIIAFVTQLWALILIGGLGYLGYKRFIKK; from the coding sequence ATGAAACACTTATCAAAACTAAGTTTGGCATTACTACTATTAGGAATTGCCTTTGCGTGCAAACAAGCGGAAGCGGAAGATAATACCGCAACAGAAATGAATGTTGCCGCCGACACAACTGCTGTAAGCACTTCTTCTAACGCTGCGGTTGAAAAAAAAGAATCTAACCGAAAGTTTGTCCGAACAGCCGATTTAAAATTCAAGGTTAAAAACGTAGCCAAATCGACTTATGCCATTGAAAGCATCGTTAGCAAACACGGTGGTTTTGTCACTTTTACTGATTTAAAAAGCACGGTCAACGAACACGACGAAACTCAGGTAAGTCAGGACAGCATTTTGGAAACGACCAAATATACCGTTGACAACACCATTACCCTTCGCGTTCCGAATACGCAATTGGACACGGTATTGACTTCCTTAGCGAAAGAAGTTGATTTCCTCGACAGTCGATTGATCAAAGCGGATGATGTGGCTTTGCAATTGTTATCGAATAAACTGGCGCAAAAACGGTTGACCAAAAGCCAGCAACGTTTGGAAAAAGGCATTGATTCCAAAGGCAAAAAGATCAACGACATTACCAACGCCGAGGACAAAGTGCTCGACCGCGAAACCGAAAGCGATGAGCAAATCATTAAAAATTTATCGTTAGAAGATCAGGTAAATTTCAGCACGGTGACTTTGTATTTGTACCAAAGAGAAACGGTGAAAAAGGAATTGGTATTCAACGAGAAAAACAGCAATGCCTATCGACCGCATATTGGTTTGCAAATTTGGGACAGTTTAAAAACAGGCTGGTTTATGTTAGAGGGAATTATTGCTTTTGTGACCCAACTTTGGGCATTGATTTTAATTGGAGGTTTAGGCTATCTCGGATACAAGCGATTTATTAAGAAATAG
- a CDS encoding anthranilate synthase component I family protein, which produces MRTIITQRIEQIDTFKSQLLAWSQQFREVVFLDSNDYQQKYSSYDCVLAVDAFTSIKTDHHNAFEEVKQYQQQTKDWLFGYLSYDLKNDTEALQSNNFDGLDFPDLFFFQPKKLFLLKGDEVSIHYLRMCDDEMESDIEEILTYQQPTTDNRQPKIEQRISKESYIAKVTEMLSHIHRGDIYEANFCMEFYAENAKIDTLAIYQKLNNISHPPFAAYFKNNHQYLLCASPERYLRKEADKVISQPIKGTAKRYAEKDLDEKSKTDLAQNPKERSENIMIVDLVRNDLSHTATKGSVAVEELCGIYSFEQVHQMISTLVSTVDHSMSPVEILRTTFPMGSMTGAPKISAMKIIEELEETKRGLYSGAVGYFTPNNDFDFNVVIRSILYNSKNEYLSFSVGSAITSQAVPEQEYEECLLKAKAMFEVLS; this is translated from the coding sequence TTGAGAACTATTATTACCCAAAGAATTGAACAGATCGATACTTTTAAGAGCCAATTATTGGCTTGGTCACAACAGTTTCGAGAAGTAGTTTTTTTGGATTCCAATGATTATCAGCAAAAGTATTCAAGCTATGATTGTGTCTTAGCTGTTGATGCTTTTACTTCAATAAAAACAGACCATCACAACGCTTTTGAAGAGGTAAAACAATACCAACAACAAACCAAAGATTGGTTGTTCGGTTATTTGTCTTATGATTTAAAAAATGATACGGAAGCCTTGCAATCCAATAATTTTGACGGTTTAGATTTTCCGGATTTATTTTTTTTTCAACCCAAAAAATTATTTTTGTTAAAAGGCGATGAAGTAAGCATTCATTACCTCCGAATGTGTGATGATGAAATGGAATCTGATATCGAAGAAATCCTAACTTACCAACAACCGACAACCGACAACCGACAACCCAAAATAGAACAACGCATCTCCAAAGAAAGCTACATCGCCAAAGTCACCGAAATGCTTTCCCACATTCACCGCGGCGATATTTACGAAGCCAATTTTTGTATGGAGTTTTATGCCGAAAACGCTAAGATTGACACGTTAGCCATATATCAAAAACTAAATAACATCTCGCATCCGCCATTTGCCGCTTATTTTAAAAACAACCACCAATATTTGCTTTGCGCTTCACCCGAACGTTATTTGCGTAAAGAAGCTGATAAAGTTATTTCCCAACCCATAAAAGGCACAGCCAAGCGTTATGCGGAAAAAGATTTAGACGAAAAATCAAAAACCGATTTGGCCCAAAACCCAAAAGAACGCTCGGAAAACATTATGATAGTCGATTTAGTCCGAAACGATTTATCACACACCGCCACCAAAGGTTCGGTTGCCGTAGAAGAGCTTTGTGGTATTTATTCTTTTGAGCAAGTGCATCAAATGATTTCGACTTTGGTTTCGACTGTTGATCATTCAATGTCGCCTGTAGAAATCCTCCGAACGACTTTCCCTATGGGCAGCATGACAGGTGCACCCAAAATCTCCGCCATGAAAATCATCGAAGAACTGGAAGAAACCAAACGCGGTTTATACAGCGGTGCCGTTGGCTATTTTACCCCAAATAACGATTTCGATTTCAATGTCGTTATCCGAAGCATTTTATACAATTCCAAAAACGAATATTTGTCTTTTTCCGTTGGTAGCGCCATTACTTCGCAAGCAGTTCCTGAACAAGAGTACGAAGAGTGTTTGCTGAAAGCCAAAGCGATGTTTGAGGTTTTGAGTTAA
- a CDS encoding four helix bundle protein yields the protein MTSYRDLIVWQKSMSLVTLIYKLVADLPVNEKYGLIPQIKRSAISIPSNIAEGYGRNYRKDYSRFLQIARGSLFENQTQLEIAVNLDFVKVNDLEEIKELSVEVEKMLNSLIKKLEE from the coding sequence ATGACAAGTTATAGAGATTTAATTGTTTGGCAGAAATCGATGAGTTTGGTAACATTGATTTATAAATTGGTTGCTGACTTACCGGTGAATGAAAAGTATGGATTGATTCCACAAATTAAGAGAAGTGCGATTTCTATTCCTTCCAATATTGCTGAAGGTTACGGAAGAAATTATAGAAAAGATTATTCGAGATTTTTACAAATTGCTCGTGGTTCATTATTTGAAAACCAAACTCAATTGGAAATAGCTGTTAATTTAGATTTTGTAAAGGTTAATGATTTAGAAGAAATCAAAGAACTTTCCGTTGAAGTCGAAAAAATGTTAAATTCGTTGATTAAAAAGCTAGAGGAATAA
- the tilS gene encoding tRNA lysidine(34) synthetase TilS → MLSKFQNHIDTNLPFLKGKKLLLATSGGIDSMVLVNLCCQSKLDFAVAHCNFQLRGEESNEDENFVKSQAEKLQIPIFIQRFDTKAFAEQNKLSIQVVARNLRYEWFYTLLANHNFDYILTAHHLDDSLETFLINFTRGSGIEGLTGIPEQNDKIVRPLLAFSRNDIEAFAKENLITWREDSSNASDKYLRNKLRHDVIPILKELNPSLLSSFENTITHLKQTQSLAQDAANNLYQKVVSEEENHTVIDIPNLLKYRNYKAYLFEWLQPFGFADWSSVYDLIKAQSGKQVLSNTHILLKNRDSLLLFPKQNTTSDEMFWIQKGQTEVKIPLKLSFCNVSDISLQSTNVIFVDEDLLQFPLTLRRWQEGDIFQPFGMTGKKKLSKYFKDEKFSLPEKANIWLLCSDDKIVWIVGKRQDERFKITANTTKILKINYTN, encoded by the coding sequence ATGCTATCAAAATTCCAAAACCACATCGATACAAACCTTCCTTTTCTAAAGGGAAAGAAATTGCTATTAGCTACAAGCGGTGGTATTGACAGCATGGTTTTGGTAAATCTTTGTTGTCAATCTAAACTTGATTTTGCCGTAGCACATTGTAATTTCCAATTGCGTGGAGAAGAAAGTAACGAAGACGAAAATTTTGTAAAATCTCAAGCAGAAAAATTACAAATTCCAATATTCATTCAAAGATTCGACACCAAAGCTTTCGCCGAACAAAACAAGCTTTCCATTCAAGTGGTCGCTCGAAACCTTCGTTATGAGTGGTTTTACACACTTTTAGCCAACCATAATTTTGATTACATCCTAACGGCGCATCATCTCGATGACAGTTTGGAAACCTTTTTAATCAATTTTACACGTGGTTCAGGAATTGAGGGTTTGACGGGAATTCCCGAGCAAAACGATAAAATTGTTCGGCCTTTATTAGCCTTTTCGAGAAATGACATTGAAGCTTTCGCCAAAGAAAATCTAATCACTTGGCGTGAAGACAGTAGCAATGCCTCGGATAAATATTTGCGTAATAAATTGCGCCACGATGTGATTCCGATTCTGAAAGAACTGAATCCGAGTTTGTTGTCGTCTTTTGAAAATACGATTACGCATTTGAAACAAACCCAATCATTGGCACAAGATGCGGCTAATAATTTGTACCAAAAAGTAGTCAGTGAAGAAGAGAACCACACGGTTATTGACATACCCAACTTGCTTAAATACCGAAATTACAAAGCCTATTTGTTCGAATGGCTGCAACCTTTTGGCTTTGCCGATTGGTCTTCGGTTTATGATTTAATCAAGGCCCAATCCGGGAAGCAAGTTTTGTCAAACACGCACATTCTCTTGAAAAACAGGGATTCTTTGTTGTTATTCCCAAAGCAAAATACCACAAGCGATGAAATGTTTTGGATTCAAAAAGGGCAAACCGAAGTTAAAATTCCCTTAAAACTTAGCTTTTGTAACGTAAGTGACATTTCACTTCAATCAACTAATGTTATCTTTGTCGATGAAGATTTGTTACAATTTCCTTTAACGCTTCGCCGTTGGCAAGAAGGAGATATTTTTCAACCCTTTGGCATGACCGGGAAAAAGAAATTGAGCAAGTATTTCAAAGATGAAAAGTTCTCTTTGCCGGAGAAAGCCAATATTTGGTTGCTCTGTTCCGATGATAAAATCGTTTGGATAGTAGGGAAAAGACAAGATGAACGGTTTAAAATAACAGCAAACACAACTAAAATTTTAAAAATAAACTACACTAACTAA